One window from the genome of Elaeis guineensis isolate ETL-2024a chromosome 5, EG11, whole genome shotgun sequence encodes:
- the LOC105044350 gene encoding ethylene receptor 2 — MRSSWSFALCGGCEEDPTSLWTLENILQCQKVSDFLIALAYFSIPLELFYFVTCSAIFPFRWLILQFGAFIVLCGLSHLVAALAYAPHSFLLLLSLVVLKLLTALVSLATAVTLLPIIPQLLRLFVRDGLLRQKARDLGHDLGRMRRQEAAICRVRLLTAEIRRSLDRRTILDTALVHLADALSLHDCAIWMPTSPDSLSLTHHLNRRRRDHHHQTVSIPTADSDVAEIITRKAVLILDPNSNLVQATESEPVGPVAAIRMPLLRVSKFNEGMPELVEESYAILVLVLPTGGDRVWTTDEVDIVEVVADQVAVALSHAAVLEESLLMREKLMEQNMALDRAHREALMAKEARKSLQSVMTREIVGPIRLMVALLSPLQLENLNTEQLAMVKAGLALSSLIKEAADVTTFDKGAVELTFRPFHIPSVVEKIVSVSRFLCACRGVSFEFHVSGGIPGPVLGDERRILLVLLYMIENILGTGDQGAVSLQVCIEDATDDGSSDSKYVVGKQNVGQGMVTLKFEVCRTSFGKEDKISDLKESKDAVGDREISFSFCRKLAELMHWRISVSSTAASLQKNMKLLIRLQHLQSGKGFVWPRYMDIEATSCPFKGMKILLVDNDCYNVYLTKKLLGRFGCHLSIVSSRSHCLEMLYLKRNQFHLLLIDLQIFEEDRHELSAHIKNICTENRPLIVALTPDTHKNTREQCLQDGMHGVMCKPVILQEMVDELQRITQGTQSSLPL, encoded by the exons ATGCGGTCGTCGTGGTCTTTCGCCCTCTGCGGCGGCTGCGAGGAGGACCCGACATCCCTGTGGACCCTGGAAAACATCCTCCAATGCCAGAAGGTGAGCGACTTCCTCATCGCCCTTGCCTACTTCTCGATACCATTGGAGCTCTTCTACTTCGTCACGTGCTCCGCCATCTTTCCTTTCCGCTGGCTCATCCTCCAGTTCGGCGCCTTCATCGTCCTCTGCGGGCTCAGCCACCTGGTCGCCGCCCTCGCCTATGCTCCCCactccttcctcctcctcctctccctcgTCGTCCTCAAGCTCCTCACCGCCCTCGTCTCCCTCGCCACCGCCGTCACCCTCCTCCCCATCATCCCCCAGCTCCTCCGCCTCTTCGTGCGCGATGGCCTCCTTCGCCAGAAGGCCCGCGACCTCGGCCACGACCTCGGCCGCATGCGCCGCCAGGAGGCCGCCATCTGCCGCGTCCGCTTGCTCACCGCCGAGATCCGCCGCTCCCTCGACCGCCGCACCATCCTCGACACCGCCCTTGTCCACCTCGCTGACGCCCTTTCTCTCCACGACTGTGCCATCTGGATGCCCACCTCCCCCGATTCCCTCTCCCTTACCCACCACCTCAACCGCCGTCGTCGTGACCACCATCACCAAACAGTCTCGATCCCCACCGCCGACTCCGACGTCGCCGAGATCATCACAAGAAAGGCGGTCTTGATACTCGACCCGAACTCCAATCTGGTCCAAGCCACTGAGTCGGAGCCCGTCGGCCCAGTGGCAGCGATCCGGATGCCGCTGCTCCGAGTGTCCAAGTTCAACGAGGGCATGCCGGAGCTCGTGGAGGAGTCGTATGCCATTCTCGTCCTTGTGCTTCCCACCGGTGGGGACAGGGTCTGGACGACCGACGAGGTCGACATCGTGGAGGTGGTCGCCGACCAGGTGGCCGTCGCCCTCTCCCATGCCGCCGTCCTGGAGGAGTCCCTGCTGATGAGGGAAAAGCTCATGGAGCAGAACATGGCTCTCGACCGAGCCCACCGCGAAGCTCTGAtggcgaaagaggcccggaagtcACTTCAGAGCGTGATGACTCGAGAGATCGTCGGGCCCATCCGTTTGATGGTGGCGCTCTTGTCACCATTGCAGCTGGAGAATTTGAACACCGAGCAGCTTGCCATGGTGAAAGCGGGGCTCGCCCTGTCCTCCCTCATCAAGGAAGCTGCTGATGTCACTACGTTCGACAAGGGTGCAGTGGAGCTGACATTCCGGCCTTTTCACATTCCGTCTGTGGTAGAGAAGATTGTGAGCGTGTCGAGGTTTTTATGTGCTTGCCGAGGTGTATCCTTCGAATTCCATGTCTCCGGAGGTATTCCTGGACCAGTGCTCGGGGATGAGAGGCGCATACTTCTGGTTTTGTTATatatgattgagaatattttggGCACTGGTGATCAGGGGGCCGTTTCTCTCCAAGTGTGTATAGAGGATGCTACCGATGATGGAAGCTCGGATAGTAAGTACGTAGTTGGGAAGCAGAATGTGGGTCAGGGGATGGTTACCTTAAAGTTCGAAGTTTGCAGAACCAGTTTTGGAAAGGAAGATAAGATCTCTGATTTGAAAGAATCCAAAGATGCTGTTGGTGATCGCGAGATTAGTTTTTCCTTCTGCAGGAAGCTGGCTGAG CTTATGCACTGGAGGATTTCAGTTTCCAGCACAGCAGCAAGTCtgcagaaaaatatgaaattgcTTATCAGATTACAACATCTGCAGTCAGGGAAAGGATTTGTTTGGCCAAGATATATGGATATTGAGGCTACCAGTTGCCCATTCAAAGGAATGAAGATTCTCCTTGTGGACAATGATTGTTATAATGTATATCTTACCAAAAAGCTTCTTGGAAGATTTGGCTGTCATTTATCCATCGTGTCTTCTAGGTCCCACTGCTTGGAGATGCTGTATTTAAAGAGAAACCAGTTCCACCTGCTACTTATTGACCtgcaaatttttgaagaagacagaCATGAACTTTCTGCTCACATCAAGAACATATGCACAGAAAACAGGCCACTGATCGTTGCACTCACTCCTGATACTCATAAGAATACCAGGGAGCAATGCCTTCAGGATGGAATGCATGGTGTTATGTGTAAACCAGTTATATTGCAAGAGATGGTAGACGAATTGCAGAGGATCACCCAAGGAACACAATCTTCACTTCCTTTATGA
- the LOC105044351 gene encoding LOW QUALITY PROTEIN: AT-hook motif nuclear-localized protein 20 (The sequence of the model RefSeq protein was modified relative to this genomic sequence to represent the inferred CDS: inserted 1 base in 1 codon) has protein sequence MGGVDPVVTSSAAGPPPFHLRNPNNSHLSPHRRDQQQQQDPPPNPATPNSSASNNDGDDSRAGTNADDHSSAAGLELADGGSGGGGSSGRRPRGRPPGSKNKPKPPIIITRESPNSLRSHVLEIASGTDIMDAVAVFARRRQRGVSILSGSGVVTNVTLRQPAXPPGAVVTLHGRFEILSLSGAFLPPPSPPGASGLTVYLAGGQGQVVGGSVVGELVASGPVMVIAATFTNATFERLPLGDEEPEVAAAPPGSEGMPLQPSPGANGVSSSQQSHGGMGTDPSSMPPLYNLPPNLLPNGQLPHDVFGAWASAAPRPPPSY, from the exons ATGGGAGGGGTGGACCCGGTGGTCACTTCCTCGGCCGCCGGCCCCCCTCCCTTCCATCTCCGCAACCCCAACAATTCCCACCTCAGCCCTCACCGCCGCGACCAACAACAGCAACAAGACCCCCCGCCCAACCCCGCCACACCCAACAGCAGCGCCAGCAACAACGACGGCGACGACAGCCGCGCCGGCACCAATGCCGACGACCACTCCTCCGCCGCCGGCCTTGAGCTCGCCGatggcggctccggcgggggagGCAGCTCCGGCCGCCGCCCACGCGGCCGCCCTCCCGGGTCCAAGAACAAGCCCAAGCCCCCCATCATCATCACTAGGGAGAGCCCCAACTCCCTCCGCTCCCACGTCCTCGAGATCGCCAGCGGGACCGACATCATGGACGCCGTCGCCGTCTTCGCGCGCCGCCGGCAGCGTGGGGTGTCCATCCTCAGCGGCAGCGGCGTCGTCACCAACGTGACCCTCCGCCAGCCCG GCCCCCCTGGCGCCGTGGTCACCCTCCACGGCCGCTTCGAGATCCTTTCCCTCTCGGGGGCGTTCCTCCCGCCGCCGTCCCCGCCCGGGGCATCGGGGCTGACGGTCTACCTCGCCGGCGGGCAGGGGCAGGTGGTCGGAGGGAGTGTGGTGGGGGAGCTGGTCGCCTCGGGGCCGGTGATGGTGATCGCGGCGACGTTCACCAACGCCACCTTCGAGCGGCTGCCCCTGGGGGACGAGGAGCCGGAGGTGGCGGCGGCCCCGCCGGGATCGGAGGGCATGCCATTGCAGCCGAGCCCGGGGGCCAACGGAGTTTCGTCGTCGCAGCAGTCGCATGGGGGGATGGGAACGGACCCGAGCTCGATGCCGCCGCTCTATAATTTGCCGCCGAATCTACTGCCTAACGGTCAGCTGCCGCATGACGTGTTCGGCGCTTGGGCTTCCGCCGCTCCTCGTCCTCCGCCATCCTACTAA